The Streptococcus suis DNA window TAGAACCAACCTTAAAAGGTTTCTCATTTCCGATTTTATCATATAAAAACAACCTTGTAAAGTTGCAAACAACCTTTTGAGAGCTTAATAAATGCAGATAAAACCTGTATTATTGCTAATAAGAGGTGCATAATGGAAGAATCATTACAAAAGTTTATTGGCAAACGTATTCGCCTTTTAAGGTTGCAAAAAGGGCTAACACAAGAACAAGTTGAAGAAATGGCTGATTTGGGTACTAATTACGTCTATAAATTAGAACACCTAGAAACTAATATTAAAATCAATACGCTAGAAAAAGTTATGACTGCACTGGATTCTGATATCGCATCATTTTTTGATATTACTCCAAAAGATGAAGATCCAAACATAGCTGACCTAGTTAGCAACCTAAAGAACTTACCTGAAAAACAGCAAAAAGAAATACTATCAGCTTTTAACACTATCATCAATCAATTTAAGCAAAAATGAACCGCTAAGAATAAATCCTAGCGGTTTTCTTTCTTTTTATATAGTAGATCAACATGCCATCTACTTACATTATCAACTAGTTTCACTTCTCCCTCCATTTGCGCTTGATAATCAATGAGCGATTGAATAAAAGTATCTGTTGATTTCACAAAATCAAATTGTGGTCGATACTCACTATCACTAAATGGATGAGGTAGTGCATCAAATGTCATATCCGTTGCCAAAGTCAAACTATCTGAAATTAAATCATAATATTGTTTCCCCCTATTAAATAAAGCACCTTTTTCTAGAATAGCTAATAACTTTGTTTCAAAAAACAATTTAATATGCTCTTCCAATTTTTTTGTATAGCGTTTCCCAAAATAAGCAAAGTGTTCTATTGCAAATTCAGATTGATAATGATTGTACAGAACTTGGGTCGCTAACAATCTCTGATCTTCACTTTCTGTATAATCAAACCTTGGTAACAACAAACCAATACCGTTGCCATATTTAGTCTTCCATTCTTTCAGGGCTAATTGGTAAGCAAATGGTACATAATAACACAAGGCTTGCTCTACAATAGTTGGATATTTTTTCATTAGATAATCAATTCCAACAAAAAACAACTTGCCAAAATAGGCTTCACGTTCTTGTTCGTTACCCCAAATAAGAGTGTATGAAGATTCAAAATATAAACTCTTAACAATATCATCCGCATACGATGGAGTCAACAAATATGGATTTTTTTTATAACGTTTGTTATTAACAATGTTTGTAACTACATTAGGATCAGATAATATCACATCTCTATTTTGATATCTTTTTTCTTTTTTCCTCTTTTTAACTCGTTGACTAATCATGTAATAGATTGCTTCATCTGTATTCATTTCTTTCACCTCTTTTCTAGTTCAATCAATTTTATCATGACTTGGGTTGTTTTTCAAATATTTTTCATCTGTTGTTCCCAATCCACCACCCAATAAATTGTTATAATAGATGATGTAAAAGATAGTTAATCGCTATCTAAGATTTTAGAAAGGGCTGACTTTTTGTCAGCAATGGTGACTTCTATGTCAAATGCTTTAACTCAATCTGGATTGTTTGGAAACAATTCTTCAACATCAACTAGCGAGATCATTAACGATCGTCGTATTGCTCCTGAGCGCAATGATATTACTACTTGTGTAGCTATCAGCGTTTCTGAACCACAGCCATTTTTCCCAATTGTTGGTTTTGAAAAAAACAAGAACGGTAAAAATGCACCCGTATTTTCGGATCAATCCATCGGATATGAAGTCTTTCTTACCATGCCGAAAGAAGATGGAGCGGTTAAGTTAATCAGTTTAGTTGTACCAACTCTTGCGATTGCTCAAAAAATTCAATTCCGTCATCTCTATCAATTGGTAAACCCTCGGGGTCGTTATAAATATAAAAGTTTTGATGTTCTCGAATTATGGGCTGAAGATGTCAAAGAAGTCAAATTGGGAGGGGGACAATAATATGAAGGATATCCACGAAGAACTAGCAGACTTATCAGCTGATGATCTCCCTCTTGACCTTCGAAACATGTTCGCAAGCTATCTACGTACAGAAGACAAAGAAATCATTGATTCCTTTATTAATTTAAGCCTAGCTTATTCCAACGGTCGCTATACTGATTTTATTCGTGCTTACATGTACTATGAATTGATACGTCGTAAGATGTGGGCTGAATTGGAAGAACTCTGTAAGAAGTTATGATTAGATATCGTTTAAACTCACATCTAGGCTATATGATGAGAGCCTACCCTAGTGTAGTAACCCTGCTTCAATTACTTGGAGTAGGGCTACTAGTCACAGGGTTGATTGGTGAATGGTTAATTAGGAAAGCAGTTGAACTAGAGCTGATTATGGCTCCCAGTAAATGGGCATTCTATCTAATGATATTTGGTTCAGCTGTCTTGCTTCTTGTTAATGGTTCATTACTCTTGCATTTTCTGCATCGTGTTAAAGCAGCGGATTCATTTTCTCAATATCAACAATTAAGATTAATAGAGCGTCAAGCTCACAAAGCATTGAAAGATTCAGCAACAGCTAATCGCAAAGTCGGCAGCAAATTCATAGATGTTTCCAAAGCGCATGCGTGCTTCTCGAAGCAAAGCAGGCGCATTACTGTTACGATCAATAAATTAGCTGATCAAACTACTGATGATTTAGAAAAATTTGCGGATATGCTCTCATCTATTTTAGTGGGTAAAAACCGCTCATTGATTGTTCTTGACTATTGGATATCATTTGATAATACTGAATTTACCTATCTGCTAGATAGCATTGATGATGCACAAGCAAGACAGCTGAAACCTAAATGCATCACAGAATTAAAGCCAGCTAATGACTATGAAATAACAGTGGAAACAGGATTGACCTTTTCAATGGTTAAAAATATTCATTTACTACTGGTTGGCAATACTTCATCATCAAAGACCACTTTTCTAAAATCTATGCTAGCTCAAGTATTTATGTTTGATTCTGAAGTTGACTTAACAATATTTGATGTCAAATCCGAATTCAGTTCGTGGGACTTTTTACCTAAAGGTACTATTATTTCAGATAGTGACGAAATTCTAGCTTATTTTGAAACTTTACTTGATTTAGTTATTCAACGTGAAAAAGAGATTGCTCAATTAGCTGCAAGGGATGATATAACTGGTGCTACATTTATCAATTTCGGTCAAGAAATGAGAATGAAACTCGTTATCATTGAAGAATATTCTGCAATGTTAAGTAGTATTACTGATGCCAAAAAGCGGAAAAGGGTTCAAGATCTAGTTTTATCCGTGGTATCTCGCTCACGTTCTAGTGGGGTCTATATGTGTATCTGTATGCAGCAACCACGTTCAGAACTACTTTCTACTGCTGTTAGGGACAATCTTGGTGTCCGTATATGTCTATCAAATGGAGCTATTACCGACGAGCTTGCACGTATGGTTTTCGGAGAAGCTGATAATATTGAAAACCATGCCCCACGCTTTAGTGGCTACATCATGACCTCTGACGGTCAATTCTCTAAGCCAAGACGATTTTGGAACATTAACATGCACGAACATGGACTTGAAAAGATCAGTATTTTTGAAAAAGCTTATCTATACGGTATCAAGAAACGAAAATCATTAAAACAATCCACGTCTAACCCTTAAAATTTGGAACATCATTTGAATCTGTGTTGTGCCAAATTTTGAACCCTATTTGATGATTTTGGACGCCACATAAATCTCCGTCAGTGGCGTCCAAAAAACAATCAAATCTATCCCAACAAAAATGACACATTATAATCATTTTGTGTCAAAAATAATTCACTACGGAGGTCAAATATGACTAAAAGAAAACCTATTAATCCTAACGATCGAAAACGGAAATTTTTCGGTCAAATTTCTTATGAATATGAGAAAAACGCTAATCCTGATCTAACAAAAGATGATTTCAAGAAATCAGTTGAAAAACGTATTAAAGAGCTATGTAAAAATGATGATGACATCTATTACTTGATTTTTCATGATAAGGATATCAATGAAGACGGAACACCTAAATGCCTACATGTGCATTTCGTAATTATATTCAAAAATCCCCATACCTATCAATCAGTTTACAAAAGCTTACAAATTTCACGACAAGAAAATTTAGAGTTTGTTCGTAGCTCAATCAAAGCTTGTAGGTACTTGACACATAGAAATGAGCGAAATATGGCTCAGGGCAAATTCCCATACAATGTTGATGAAGTTATTCAATCACCAAATGGTAACTATATCAATTCAATTATGGGTGAAATCAAAAAACACACCAAAGAACAATCTGAAGATGGCTCAGAAGTTGAGGAGTATTGCTTGGATCTTAGCTATCAAATATCATCAGATGGATTACTACCTCTAGAAGCAAAAAAAGCTTTGTTTGAACAATTCACTCAACGAACCGCACAAAAAGCATGGAATCAAAATAAACGTCAATTTGAAGAAAATCGTCAAGAATACATTCAAAAAGAGTTTGAACGTATGAGTCGTGGAGAACGGAACCATAATAGTATTTATATCCAAGGCGATGGAAATAGTGGAAAATCTTTCTTAGCACGACTCATTGCAGAACAACATGATCGTCTAGGAGCACATACCCCATCTATCAATAAAAAACGGTTTGATTTAGGTTCTGGTTACAAGGGTCAAAAAACAATGATCATCAATGAATTTGATGCATCATGTGGCATGGCTTACCGTGAACTCTTTCAAATCCTTGAACCAAATTCGGCTAATCAGCTCAGTTCTCGTTTTAAAGATGCTTATATTATCAATGATTTGACAATTATAACTAACTCTAAAACTTACGGGGATTGGGTAGATGCTTGGTTTCCTAAGAAAAAGGAATACCATCAGTTAATGAGGCGAATTCGTTATATCGTAAAAATGTATCATGACGACCATAACAAACTCATTATTGAATTATGGTACTACCATGCTATCCGTGATTTAAAAGAAAAAGCAAAGCTGCAATTCAATAAAATCAAGGAATGGAAATTAGACAGCATCACTGAGGATTCAGAATCCGATTTGACGAAGGTTGCCCAAGAAATATTAGCTGAAATTCTAAACAATCAGTCAAATTCTAAACAAACACAAAAAGTTGCCGTAAAATCCACCGACCAAAGCGATTCAAACGACAACCTAGAAGATTTAGAAGATTAGTCAAGTAAACCAACCCCTTTCTTGATTATCTCATATCATGACAATGAGGTAAAGCAAAATGATAAAACTAACAACAAACGATCTGATTTGTTTATTACAAGAAATTGAAAATATGGAAGCCACTCTTGAACTAGAAACAGGATTCAACTCCTATGATTACTTTTTAACTGATATTCTTAAGATGAACTCTGAACAAGTTTTAAAATGTTTGAATTCTCAAAAGGATAATCATAGGTGGTTAATGAACCGCCTAACGGATTTTGTCAGTGAGTATTTCAATATTCAATATCAGTATGATCCTAAAGATGAAAGGAATAAGCTATGATTACACAACTTAAATTAGACCTTAACCCTATAACGATACAACTCCCAGAGAGTCATATCATCATTTCTAAAGATGATTATAACCATTTAACAAAGGAAGCCACTCAAGGGCGCTACATGACCTTAAATGATGTTTTAGAAATGCTTTCAGTTTCTCGACCGTGGCTCTTAGAAAACGTTCTATACAAGCCAACAATTCGCTCAAAAATTGATATTGACCAAAATAAAGAGGGATTTGTGAAATATCCTCAAAATCAAGGCGGACGATACTATTTTTTAGCGAGTAAAACCAAAAAATATTTTGAAGAACATTTTGCAGAAATTTTTGATTTGTGATATGATAACCAAGATAATATCTTGGTTATCGCTTTTAGAAAGAGGTAATCAATGGCAATTTCATATAGAAAAAGAGGTAAAAATAAAACTTGGGACTATCGTATCTTTGATAAGAATAAAAAAGTAATTGCATCTAATTCAGGATTCAAAACTAAACGTGAAGCCGAAATTGAAGCACTTAGCATCGAAATAAAATTAATGCAGGGCGCAATCATAGATAAAA harbors:
- a CDS encoding helix-turn-helix domain-containing protein, which encodes MEESLQKFIGKRIRLLRLQKGLTQEQVEEMADLGTNYVYKLEHLETNIKINTLEKVMTALDSDIASFFDITPKDEDPNIADLVSNLKNLPEKQQKEILSAFNTIINQFKQK
- a CDS encoding DUF771 domain-containing protein; the protein is MITQLKLDLNPITIQLPESHIIISKDDYNHLTKEATQGRYMTLNDVLEMLSVSRPWLLENVLYKPTIRSKIDIDQNKEGFVKYPQNQGGRYYFLASKTKKYFEEHFAEIFDL